The Schistocerca gregaria isolate iqSchGreg1 unplaced genomic scaffold, iqSchGreg1.2 ptg000728l, whole genome shotgun sequence genome window below encodes:
- the LOC126320558 gene encoding uncharacterized protein LOC126320558, whose amino-acid sequence MKMNKLLIVAIIAAEILSIFSADGEPSTSNEGSLKFVKELNQLLSPIKRINEEDYCSDKRLGCNEYSQINKLEIIGNDISVFPVAAVVSIKDTLQILSIRDANISSSIPKELYELSELKNLALDGNSFSGTLDDKIGNLSKLEILDLSQSKLSGKIPEALYSLNELKTLKLQGNSFNGGLSDSIKNLTNLVDFNIGELKLSGSIPDSLYSLKELKHLVLRGNNFSGSLSQNISNLINLLELDSSRSGLSGPIPEGLYSLVELKELNLSSNNINGTLLSNIGSMVGLKTLDLSTNQLSGTIPSEIGNLTNLEYLDISVNQFEGDIPDLSGLKKLTNMNISSTKHNLNANCDDAMLPPSIEKKSCFIRPVSRLCSNVTRCEYSDKPMPKSSVDSMFYTYGLKVVVMMLVCRTGIEIMSN is encoded by the coding sequence ATGAAGATGAACAAGTTGTTGATAGTGGCAATTATAGCAGCTGAGATATTATCAATATTTTCGGCAGACGGCGAGCCAAGTACTTCGAATGAGGGCTCTTTAAAATTTGTGAAGGAGTTGAATCAACTGTTATCACCAATTAAGAGAATCAATGAAGAAGACTACTGCAGTGATAAAAGATTAGGTTGCAATGAATATAGCCAGATCAATAAGCTTGAAATAATCGGTAATGATATAAGTGTATTTCCTGTAGCTGCTGTTGTATCAATTAAAGATACATTGCAAATTTTATCAATAAGAGATGCGAATATAAGTAGTAGTATTCCAAAGGAACTTTATGAGTTGAGTGAATTAAAAAATCTGGCTTTAGATGGGAACAGTTTTAGTGGTACTTTAGATGATAAGATCGGAAATTTGAGTAAATTAGAAATATTAGATTTAAGTCAATCAAAATTATCTGGCAAGATACCTGAGGCTTTATATTCATTAAACGAACTGAAAACTCTGAAACTGCAAGGGAATAGCTTTAATGGAGGTTTAAGTGAtagtattaaaaacttaacaaactTAGTAGATTTTAACATAGGTGAATTAAAACTGTCTGGTAGTATACCTGACAGTCTGTATTCATTGAAGGAATTAAAACATTTGGTATTAAGAGGAAACAACTTTAGCGGTAGTTTAAGTCAGAATATTAGTAACCTGATTAATTTATTAGAACTTGACTCAAGTAGATCAGGTCTGTCTGGACCGATACCTGAGGGTCTATATTCACTAGTCGAATTGAAAGAATTGAATCTTTCAAGCAATAATATCAACGGTACTTTATTATCTAATATTGGTAGTATGGTTGGGCTAAAGACACTAGATCTGAGCACCAATCAATTAAGTGGCACTATACCAAGTGAAATTGGTAATTTAACTAATCTCGAATATTTGGATATAAGTGTGAATCAATTTGAAGGTGATATTCCTGACCTGAGTGGTCTGAAAAAATTAACTAATATGAACATTAGCTCAACAAAACACAATTTGAATGCAAATTGTGATGATGCGATGTTACCTCCATCTATCGAAAAGAAAAGTTGTTTTATTAGACCTGTGAGTAGATTGTGCAGTAATGTCACACGCTGTGAATATAGTGATAAGCCTATGCCTAAGTCATCAGTTGATTCAATGTTCTATACATACGGATTGAAGGTGGTTGTTATGATGTTAGTGTGTAGAACTGGAATAGAGATAATGTCAAATTAG